One region of Culex pipiens pallens isolate TS chromosome 2, TS_CPP_V2, whole genome shotgun sequence genomic DNA includes:
- the LOC120429031 gene encoding protein Gawky-like isoform X3 — translation MDLLPLQQQHTTNDQIVVDKAKPYYESADETATKPVTSNGSYTSFEELLRLTERQRAMEATGMDLSRCLRLRGGGESSLNNGTSAWGSPPATAGTASWGAPQQQGGWGNAGPNTNQRPDLGKPMQPPQGGNGGPLVGPNNSGSNSWNQVVKPPLQPPPQQQPPMQPNQPGPPGGNPGNNSNQSPSVNQQQPPPQPAPGVNPQPGVPTQTSSAKLEHLNSMREALFAVDGWGCQHVNQDTQWDVPASPEPAKDAIKQIINNGTELWETNLRNGGQPSQQPTQKVPWCPQGNHGGTWGVDDDNNPENNSVWAGGAGGGAGAATLPPGGGGGGNGNPPVAGQPNWNQNSGGAMWPPNVANAPPKKEPEWTGNVGVAGAGGNNWENRGAVAPPPPPHIPAPPLDMGNVDMRSMRPPGSIEPNREFRGDPRGISGRLNGNSSGMWEQHPMPNTPLNKMPPQAPLLNATGNQWPVGAGGPQNIPPTKPQPGWDEASPPANRRNISNMDEGSSLWGAPANMNRPNGPDAMVRNGRNPLGGNSGPIGPGGLGGPRLGGPGNQMKSDNMWGHGGPGSIRNGSWGDDGNVGNWEEKGPGPQGGVGGGSTWNEGNPATWNNNKKPMVGGGNVWPETSDLIGGEWGAGVGKPPNKHNPQDIIRSSKQFRILYEMGFKKEDIEQALRTANMSLEEAMEMLQTQRNNGNNMADWRRHDDHPGGGFEPPFSGGRFPGGGNGPSLPFPQNPNGPNNNNMPGGMGGGGGGGGNPNLAGLNSLSKANLQSYLNQAPPSGPGGPFNQGGPNGMGGAGGAGSGGGLGGQNSSAQPSTQQLRMLVQQIQMAVQAGYLNHQILNQPLAPQTLFLLNQLLNNIKQLQVTQNSLQRGGAGGNAQMSMIPKIKQQIAGLQNQIATQQAIYVKQQQQQQQQQQSGGSSNVGGHLGGNFHREQNDLTTLQNSLSEMGLGGKDPSGPYHHGPGGGGAGNSGGGSGPTSQQSRLNQWKLPAMDKDSSHDLTDFSRAPGTTAKSSLAAPGSGMPGLGGLQGDNTWSTGRGSIGDGWPDSSADVGSKDWPSNQDSFTDLVPEFEPGKPWKVGFSPVIQAEGRSKTSLILQGNQMKIEEDPTITPGSIARSPIASISIAKDSDLFAGSSKPSPTDSISLSSSTWSFNPNNNFTSSISKLAENKNTWSDSGTSDLWGSGLGGGGGGGAGAAGKAPRGPPPGLSAGKNPGGGGGFGSNGWNQRPGPTGGNWAGGPAWYSTWVLLKNLTAQIDGSTLRTLCMQHGPVQNFHLYLNHGIALCKYLSREEANKAQQALNNCVLGNTTICAESPLASEVQTILQHLGIPGGANNNNINNNNNGNINVGSAGLGNNNNNNAQPWRSSGSQQANIRSAADTWGSGWPSSGAGANLWTPLDGPTERGTPSNLNSFLPENLLGGELN, via the exons ATGGATTTGCTGCCACTCCAGCAACAGCACACCACAAATGACCAAATTGTAGTTGATAAGGCCAAACCGTACTACGAGTCAGCAGACGAAACCGCGACGAAGCCAGTCACATCAAACGGAAGTTACACATCATTCGAGGAGCTTTTGAGACTAACTGAGCGTCAGCGTGCCATGGAGGCCACCGGGATGGATCTGTCCCGCTGTCTGCGTCTCCGTGGCGGTGGCGAAAGTTCACTGAACAATGGAACCAGTGCATGGGGTTCACCACCGGCAACTGCTGGAACAGCTTCCTGGGGTGCTCCACAGCAGCAGGGAGGCTGGGGAAACGCCGGACCAAACACGAACCAACGGCCAGACCTGGGAAAACCGATGCAACCACCGCAAGGTGGCAACGGAGGACCACTGGTTGGTCCGAACAATAGTGGCTCCAACAGCTGGAACCAGGTGGTCAAACCGCCACTCCAGCCACCACCCCAACAACAGCCACCAATGCAGCCAAATCAACCGGGACCACCCGGAGGCAACCCGGGAAACAACTCAAACCAATCACCCTCGGTCAACCAACAACAACCACCACCTCAACCAGCCCCAGGCGTCAACCCACAACCCGGTGTACCGACCCAGACATCTTCCGCCAAGCTGGAACATCTCAACTCGATGCGTGAAGCACTGTTCGCCGTTGACGGCTGGGGATGTCAGCACGTCAACCAGGACACCCAGTGGGATGTGCCAGCTTCACCGGAACCGGCCAAAGATGCGATCAAACAGATCATCAACAACGGAACGGAACTGTGGGAAACGAACCTGCGCAACGGTGGTCAACCATCGCAACAACCAACACAGAAGGTTCCGTGGTGCCCGCAAGGTAACCACGGCGGCACCTGGGGCGTAGACGATGACAACAATCCGGAAAATAACAGCGTTTGGGCTGGTGGTGCCGGCGGAGGTGCCGGAGCTGCCACTTTGCCCCCGGGAGGAGGTGGTGGTGGCAACGGAAACCCTCCGGTTGCAGGACAACCCAACTGGAACCAGAACAGTGGCGGCGCCATGTGGCCTCCAAATGTGGCTAACGCTCCACCCAAAAAGGAACCGGAATGGACGGGAAATGTCGGAGTGGCCGGTGCCGGTGGAAACAACTGGGAAAACCGTGGAGCCGTAGCTCCACCTCCACCACCTCACATCCCTGCTCCTCCGTTGGACATGGGCAACGTAGACATGCGCAGCATGCGTCCACCGGGCAGCATCGAACCAAACCGCGAATTCCGTGGAGATCCACGTGGAATCTCCGGTCGCTTGAACGGAAACTCGTCCGGTATGTGGGAACAGCACCCGATGCCAAACACTCCACTCAACAAGATGCCGCCGCAAGCCCCACTGCTGAACGCTACCGGAAATCAGTGGCCCGTTGGAGCCGGCGGACCACAGAACATTCCACCTACTAAGCCACAACCCGGATGGGACGAAGCATCGCCACCGGCAAACCGTCGGAACATTTCCAACATGGACGAAGGCAGCTCCTTGTGGGGAGCCCCGGCCAATATGAACCGACCCAACGGTCCGGATGCGATGGTTCGCAACGGTAGAAACCCACTCGGAGGAAACTCCGGTCCCATTGGACCGGGTGGCCTTGGAGGTCCAAGATTGGGAGGACCAGGAAATCAAATGAAGTCCGACAACATGTGGGGACACGGTGGACCGGGCTCGATCCGTAATGGCTCGTGGGGAGACGACGGCAACGTCGGAAACTGGGAAGAAAAGGGCCCCGGACCGCAGGGTGGCGTCGGCGGTGGCTCCACTTGGAACGAAGGAAATCCGGCGACTTGGAACAACAACAAGAAACCTATGGTCGGTGGTGGCAACGTTTGGCCCGAGACTTCGGACCTGATCGGAGGAGAATGGGGCGCTGGCGTAGGTAAACCACCGAACAAGCACAACCCGCAGGACATCATTCGTAGTAGCAAGCAGTTCCGTATCCTGTACGAAATGGGCTTCAAGAAGGAGGACATTGAACAGGCTTTACGTACGGCGAACATGAGTTTGGAGGAGGCGATGGAAATGCTGCAGACCCAGCGTAACAATGGAAACAACATGGCCGACTGGAGACGCCACGATGATCACCCGGGTGGTGGTTTCGAGCCACCGTTCTCCGGAGGACGTTTCCCAGGTGGTGGAAACGGACCGTCGCTACCGTTCCCTCAG AATCCGAACGgacccaacaacaacaacatgccCGGCGGCATGGGAGGTGGTGGCGGCGGTGGCGGTAATCCGAACCTGGCTGGTCTGAACAGCCTGAGCAAGGCGAACCTGCAAAGCTACCTGAACCAGGCGCCACCATCCGGGCCGGGTGGTCCGTTCAACCAGGGAGGACCGAACGGAATGGGCGGAGCTGGCGGTGCCGGATCTGGTGGAGGTCTCGGAGGGCAAAACTCCTCCGCTCAACCGTCCACACAGCAGTTGCGCATGCTGGTGCAGCAGATCCAGATGGCGGTTCAGGCGGGTTACCTGAACCACCAGATTCTGAACCAACCGCTGGCACCGCAAACGTTGTTCCTGCTGAACCAGTTGTTGAATAATATTAAG CAACTTCAAGTCACTCAAAACAGCCTGCAGCGCGGAGGTGCCGGTGGCAACGCCCAGATGTCGATGATTCCCAAGATCAAGCAGCAGATTGCTGGGTTGCAGAACCAGATCGCCACCCAGCAGGCCATCTACGTgaagcagcaacaacagcagcagcagcaacagcagtcgGGAGGTTCCTCGAACGTCGGCGGTCACCTCGGTGGTAACTTCCACCGAGAGCAGAACGATTTGACCACGCTCCAGAACAGTCTCTCGGAGATGGGTCTGGGCGGTAAGGATCCGAGTGGACCGTATCATCATGGCCCCGGTGGTGGAGGGGCTGGCAATTCGGGTGGGGGATCTGGTCCCACGAGCCAGCAGTCTCGGCTGAATCAGTGGAAGTTGCCGGCGATGGACAAGGACAGTTCGCACGATTTGACGGATTTCTCGCGCGCTCCGGGAACCACTGCCAAGTCATCGCTGGCTGCGCCAGGTTCGGGCATGCCCGGATTGGGTGGATTGCAAGGGGATAA TACTTGGTCCACGGGCCGTGGTAGCATTGGCGATGGTTGGCCAGATTCCTCAGCGGATGTTGGCAGTAAGGATTGGCCATCCAACCAGGACAGCTTCACCGATTTGGTTCCTGAATTTGAACCAGGAAAGCCGTGGAAGGTAGGCTTTTCACCAGTAATACAAGCCGAAGGTCGATCAAAAACTTCTTTAATTTTGCAGGGAAATCAAATGAAGATCGAGGAAGATCCGACCATTACACCCGGAAGCATTGCCCGCAGTCCGATCGCTTCCATCTCGATCGCCAAGGATTCGGATCTGTTTGCAGGAAGCAGCAAACCCTCGCCGACGGACTCGATCAGTCTGTCGTCGTCGACCTGGAGTTTCAATCCGAACAACAACTTCACCAGTTCCATTTCCAAGCTGGCGGAGAACAAGAATACCTGGTCCGACAGTGGCACCTCTGACCTGTGGGGATCCGGCTtgggtggtggcggcggcggtggaGCAGGTGCAGCTGGTAAGGCTCCACGTGGTCCACCACCGGGTTTGTCCGCCGGAAAGAAtcccggcggcggcggcggttttGGATCAAACGGATGGAACCAACGTCCGGGTCCGACCGGTGGCAACTGGGCCGGAGGACCGGCATGGTACTCCACGTGGGTTCTGCTGAAGAACTTGACTGCACAG ATCGACGGTTCGACCTTACGCACGCTGTGCATGCAGCACGGTCCGGTCCAGAACTTCCACCTGTACTTGAACCACGGTATCGCCTTGTGCAAGTACCTGTCCCGCGAGGAGGCTAACAAAGCCCAACAGGCCCTGAACAACTGCGTGCTGGGCAACACGACCATCTGTGCCGAATCGCCACTGGCCAGCGAGGTGCAGACCATTTTGCAGCACTTGGGCATCCCGGGAGGGGCGAACAataacaacatcaacaacaataacaacggCAACATCAACGTTGGCTCGGCCGGACTGgggaacaacaacaataacaacgcACAACCGTGGCGTTCGAGTGGATCTCAGCAGGCGAACATTCGCTCGGCAG CGGACACCTGGGGCTCCGGCTGGCCCTCATCCGGCGCTGGCGCCAACCTGTGGACCCCGCTGGACGGGCCGACCGAGCGCGGCACGCCATCCAACCTGAACTCGTTCCTGCCGGAGAATCTGCTCGGCGGTGAGCTGAACTGA